The Methanopyrus kandleri AV19 DNA segment CCAGGCAGAAGTCCCGGACGTTCCGCTCCAACGATCGGAACGCTTCCTTGTCTCCTTCCACCGCGTACACGCGGCCGAGAGGCCCTACCGCCCGGGCCAGCTCTAGGGTTAGCGAGCCCGATCCCGCACCGATCTCGAGGATCCTCTCGCCCGGTCGCGGTCGAAGTACGGCCAGCACCGTCGCTTTCATCACCGGCTTGGTGGGGCCTGGAACACCCTCTGTGACCAAGTCGGAGGGGTCTACGACATTGAACACGGGAGCACCCACCCTGTACGGAGTGGGCCTGGGCCCCGGGGATCCCGACCTGCTAACTCGTAAGGCGATCAGGATTATAAAGAAGGTACCCGTCGCGATGGTACCCTTCGTGGGCGCGGAGAGTCGAGCCGCCAGGGTAGTGCGCGCCGTCGACCCGGAGGCCACCGTGGTCGGTTACCACGCACCGATGACCAGGGACCCGGAGGAACGCGATCGGGCGTACTCGAAGGCCGCGGAAACCTTGGCGGAACTGCTCGAGCGGTTTCACGAAGTGGCGGTCTGCAACCTCGGAGATCCCACCCTCTACGCCACGTTCTGGCACATCGTGGAGCGGATCCCACTAGAGGACTTCGAGATAGAGCTGGTCCCCGGAATCCCGGCGGGACTCCTCTGTGCGGCTCGCATCGGCCGCCCCTTAGCGATGGAGAGTGACAAGGTCCTAATCTGCACTCGGGAACCGCCAGAAGACCTCGAAGGCATGGATACGGTGATACTCTATAAACCAACCCGGCGAGGCGTCGAAAGGCTTCTCAGGGAGGGGTTCGAGGTCTACGCGTGTCGGGAGCTGGGGTTCGAGGGAGAGCGAGTGGAGCGCGTAAACGGGGCCGAGTTCGAGCCCAGTTACCTGTGCACGATAGTCGCCCTCCGGCCCTGAGATACCAGGGCGGGGGCCGGGTTTTTACCCGGTGACTACCCGGGAGGTTCGGGGGCGAGGGTTGCTCCGTACAGTGTGGGTAGATTACGCCAGGAAAGGCGAACCCGATGTCATCTTAGTCGGTCGGCGGGAGGACGGGAACCCAGCTGCCCTCGTCGTTAAGGGGTTTCGTCCCTACTTCTACGCGGAGGTGGAGGACGGGTTCGATCCGTCCGAGGTGGAGCGTCTGAGCGGTGTGGTGGAGGTCGAAGAAGTCCTGTTGGAGCACCCCTACGGCGGCGACCGGGTGGAGCTCCTACGGATCGTCGCCACGTACCCCAAGGTCGTCCCCAAACTGCGCGAGCAGGTCAAGAAGCTGGACGGCGTGAAGGAGGTCTACGAGGCGGACATCCCCTTCGTGCGCCGTGCCGCCGTCGACCTCAACTTGCCGCCGGCGTCCGAGGTCGACGTCTCCGACCTGGACACGGGGTCCTGGTCCGGACTTCCCGCGTACTTCGCGGACGTCGAGGACGCCCGTGAGTTGGACCACCGCCCCTACCCGATCGAGGACCTCGTCGTCGCCAGCTTCGACCTCGAGGTGCTGGCGGAACCCGGAACGACGATCAAGGGAGCCTCGGGCCCCATCATCGCCATCAGCTTCGCGTACAGTACGCCTGACGGGGAGCGCCGTAACTACGTGATTACCTGGAAAGGAGAGGACGAGTCGTTCGAAGTGGACGGGGTGGAAACCGAGGTCATCGTGTGTAGGTCGGAAGCCGCCGCGCTGCGGAGGTTCTTCGACGAGTTCCGCCGCGTTGATCCCGACGTGGTGTTCACATACAACGGGGACGAGTTCGACCTGCCGTACCTGCAACACCGGGCCGGGAAGCTGGGTATCGACGTCTCGCCCCTGGCGCGGCCGGCGGGCAAGCGTGGGATCATACTGAAGCACGGGGGCGGCCGTTATGCCTCCGATATTTTCGGACGGGCCCACGTCGACCTGTACCACACGGCGAGGAAGAACCTCAAGCTGGAACGCTTCACGCTCGAGGAGGCCGTCAAGGACGTGCTCGGTGTAGAGAAGGAGGAGATGGAGCTAGCCGACATCAACGAGGCCTGGAAGCGCGGTAATCTGGACGAACTGATGAGGTACTCGGCTGAGGATGCCCACTACACCTTAGAGTTGGGGCTCGAGCTGGCGCAGGTCGAGTTGGAGCTCTCCTACCTGACACGGCTGCCGCTGCCGGATGCGACCCGCTTCAGCTTCGGACAGCTCGCGGAGTGGAGGGCCATCTACAAGGCGCGCCAGGAGGACATCCTGGTACCGAACAAACCGACTCGAGATGAGTACAAGCGGCGGCGTCGCAAGGCGTACAAGGGCGCGATAGTGTTCGAGCCCGAGATAGGGCTCCACGAGAACGTGGTCTGCGTGGACTTCGCCAGCCTGTACCCCAACGTGATGGTCGCGCACAATATCTCGCCCGACACGTTCGACTGCGACTGTTGTCCGCGTGTGACCGTCGAGGAGGTGGACGACCCCACGGACGCGACCGTGGCACCGGACGTGGGCCACAAGTTCTGCAAGCGGCGTAAGGGGTTCTTCCCCCGGCTCGTAGAGGGACTCATCGAACGCCGGCGTGAGCTCAAGCGCCGCCTCCGGAAGCTCGATACCGAGTCGCATCCTCACGAGGCTAAGATCCTCGACGTACGACAGCAGGCGTACAAGGTCCTGGCCAACAGCTACTACGGTTACATGGGCTGGGCTAACGCGCGCTGGTTCTGCCGCGAGTGTGCCGAGAGTGTTACCGCTTGGGGTCGCTACTACATCAGCGAGGTTCGAAGGATCGCGGAGGAGAAGTACGGGTTGAAGGTCGTGTACGGGGACACCGACTCGCTGTTCGTGAAGCTGCCCGACGCGGACTTGGAGGAAACCATCGAGCGGGTGAAGGAGTTCCTGAAAGAGGTCAACGGCCGCCTCCCCGTGGAACTAGAGCTGGAGGACGCCTACAAGAGGATCCTGTTCGTGACCAAGAAGAAGTACGCCGGGTACACCGAGGACGGGAAGATCGTTACGAAAGGTCTGGAGGTGGTCCGACGGGATTGGGCGCCTATCGCCAGGGAGACGCAGCGTCGAGTCTTGAAGCGGATCCTAGCCGACAACGACCCGGAGGCGGCGCTGAAGGAGATCCATGAGGTCCTCGAGAGGCTGAAGTCGGGCGACGTCGACATCGACGAGCTCGCGGTCACGTCCCAGCTCACGAAGAAGCCCTCGGAGTACGTTCAGAAGGGTCCCCACGTCAGGGCCGCGCTACGGCTCGCTCGACACCTCGGAGTGGAGCCCGAACCGGGTACCATCGTGAGGTACGTCATCGTCCGCGGTCCCGGTAGCGTCAGCGACAAGGCGTACCCGGTGGAACTGGTGCGGGAAGAGGGGAAAGAGCCCGACGTCGATTACTACATCGAGCACCAGATACTACCGGCCGTGGAGCGGATCATGCGGGCGATAGGTTATTCCCGCGGGCAGATCGTCGGTGAGACGGCCTCACAGAAGACGCTGGATCAGTTCTTCGGCTGACGGGATGACGAGAGCACCCCTAAGTGATCGGTGATCGGCTTCACCCTGGCCGACCGTGGGTGTTCTCCTTGCGAGTGGCCATCCTGGACGGGTACACGGATGAGCCGGCGGGTCTAGGTGTACCACCCTACCTCGGGACCCACCCCCGGTACGCCTACGGCGCGGCCCGGGCCGCGGGAGCCACTGAGGTGCGGTACGTGCCCGTCGAGCGGGTGAGGTCGGGCGACGTCGACCTGAACCGCTTCGACGTCGTGGTGGGCATCTGCGGGGTGCACACGCCGGGGAAGTACCTCGGCGCCCGGCCGGCGGACCTCTCCGAGATGCTCCGTATCCTCAGTGAGGTCGACGCCGTCACGGTCCTAGGTGGGCCGGCGGCTCAGTCCGGACACGGTCGGGTCGGCGGTGAGCTACCCGAGACCGAAGTCGAGGGTGTGGACGTGATCGCCCGGGGCGACGTCGAGGCCGTGGTGTACGACCTCGTTTCCGAGGGCTCGCCCGAAGCCGTCGACCCCGACCGGAGGCGATCGATCGAGGAGCTCCGGGAGTACTCCGTGAAGGGAGCACCCGCGGCCCGCGAGCACGTGGACTACCCCGATGCCGTGATCGCGGAGTTGGAGACCTACCGAGGTTGCCCCCGTTTCCTGTCCGGTGGGTGCTCGTTCTGCACCGAGGTCCCTAGGTACGGCGAGCCCGGAGTTCAGACCGCCGGAGGACGTCGTTGAGGAGGTGAAAGCGCTGTACAAGGTAGGTGTCCGCAGGTTCCGGGTCGGACGACAACCTTGCGTGTTCTCCTACATGGCCGAGGGGATCGGGGAGACCGAGCGACCCCGGCCGAACCCCGAGGCGGTGGAGAAGCTCTTCCGGGGGATCTGCACGGTCGCCCCCGACCTCGTGACGCTCCACGTGGACAACGCGAACCCGGCGGTGATCGCGGAGCATCCCGTCGAATCCCGGGAGATCGCGAAGGTGTTGGTCCGTTACGGCACCCCCGGCAACGTCGTGGCCTTCGGCGTCGAGACCTTCGACGAGCGGGTGGCGAGGAAGAACAACCTGAACGTGGAGTCCAAGGAGGAGGTCTTCCGGGCCATCGAGGTGGTGGCCTCCGTAGGCGGGTACCGCGGCTGGAACGGGATGCCGTATCTCCTGCCGGGGCTCAACTTCGTGTGCGGTCTCATCGGTGAGAACAGGGAGCGTTACCGTCGCGACGAGGAGGTCCTTCGGGAGCTGGTGGAACGTGGTCTTCGGGTGCGCCGGATCAACGTCAGGAACGTCGTACCCTTCCCGGGCACAGAGATGGGGGAACACGGTACGAAGTGGCTCGAACGCAACAGGGAACGGGTGGCCGCGTTCAAGCGCTTCGTCCGGGAAGAGGTGGATCCCGTCCTGCTCCGCCGGGTGCTACCGAAGGGCACCGTCCTGAGGCGCCTCCGGGTGGAACCCAGAGAACCGGAGTTCGCGCGGCAGGTGGGCTCTTACCCCGTGGCCTGCAGACTACTCGCCGAGCGGGAACCCGGTGAGTGGGTCGACGGCCTGGTGGTAGGTCACGGGGCTCGTTCCGTCGAGGTGATCCCGCTGCCGGTACGGCGGGAGGACGGTCCGGACGTCCTCGCCAAGCTACCCGGGGTCGGTAAGAAGGAGGCTCTGGATGCCTTCCTCAAGGGCCGAAGGCCGCGGGTCCCCTATGCCCTGCGGTCCTGGTTCGCGTTCTGAATCACCAGTTCCACCTACGGAACTGCCGCCGCGCCCAAAGGACCACGATCATCGACGCGGCCAGTAACCCCACTACCCACTCCCAGATAACCCTAGGCGCGGGAGCACTCTCCCGGACCATTGCCCTCGCCTCGGACTCCTTCGCGGCCTCCGACTTCAAGGGGACGGCTCGACAGCCGGATCCCGAAGTACCTCCCGTCGAGATCGCTCCTCCGACCGGTAGGCGACCGTGGAAGATCACCCCGGTCGTAGACACCAGCTCCGACGCCCTCGACACCGACCCCGAGGGGAGGTTACCCACCTCGAGGTTGTTCGCTCGAGGCGATTCTACGAATTCTACCGCCCGTAAGGATCGAGGGGAAACGGATCGTGGTTCTACCGCGCGGTAGGATGCCCTGCTTCTGGTGACGATCATCCTGATCATTTCCGCGACTACCTTGGGGTTGTCCAGCGTACGGTACGCCCGAACGATATCGGGGAGCATCTTCAGGACGTCGTTGAGACCCAGGGACGCCGCCAGGTTCCGGACGAACGGCACCGTGGACGGGTTCAGGCTCGTGTGGTGGCACGTGGAGGGACCGTACCGTGCCGTGACTTCCGCCCAGGCCCTGACTAGGGCCTTGAGGGTGTTCCGGTCCGGCTTCCACAGACCCACACGCACCGCCTCCACGAGCCACGAGAGCGTCGACTGTACCTCGGCCCAACCCTTCGGGGTCGACGGTCGGTAGCGTTCGAGCGCCGACAGTATCGTCGACGCCACCTCGGTCAGCAACGTCTGAACCATCGGTCTGACCTGGGTCGTCGTCACCGCGATGCCGACGATGTTCTGCACGCGCTTCATCACCTCGTGCCATCCCACGTCCGGTCCGTGGGCCATCAGTGCCTCCCACCAGCTCGGGCTCAGCAGTTCCGTCCGCACCTCGATCGCCAGCCGCTCCGCCAGGGTTTGTACGTGCGCGGTGGTCGGATCGCGGGCCACCGTCAGGAACACTAGTGGCTCCTTCTTCCTGATCAACCGCACGTACGTCACCATCCCGCCGATCCAGGAGTAGTAGTCGTTCACGTCGATCACGTTGAACGCGTTCACCACCTGATCTATCACCGCGTCCACGGTGCTCGCGAGGTACCGGAAGACCTTCACGGCCTTAACTGCGGCCTCGTACCCAGTCAGCTCCTCTCGAAGCAGCTTGGAGCCGTTCGGGTTACCCGTGACGGTGAAGGCGTACGCCACCCTGGACTCGAAGATTTCCGCGATCTTCTCCGAGAACCGCGCGTCGACGGTCCCCGCGCCGTCGATCCCCAGGCCCTTCGTGAGCTCGGACCAGCCCAGCTCCACCAGACGGTTGACACCGGTTCCCTGGATATCGCCCGGTGGCTCCCCGAACACCCCGGTGGCCGCCAGCGGCTCCGGTACCCCGAGCTTTAGGAGCTCGAGATAGTGCTTCCTACGGTGGTTGTACGCGAGGGGCTCCTCCGCGTCGGAGGCGAGCCGGAAGGCGGCGGCCAGCAGTTGGACCACCGGCTCGATGGAGTCCAGGACGGCCGTGCAGAGCGCTACCACGTCGATCCTCGGTCGGTTGATCCACCGGTTACCGACCTTCACCTTCAGCTCGTCCAGCGGGATCAGCTCCACTCCCAGAACTTTGCCGCTGTTCGGGTCCCAGACGGGCTTGACGCCTAGGAGGTACAAGACCTGTGCTATTCCTAACCCGCCGGACGTCAGCTCGTGTGATGCGAAGAGCACGATGGGAACGGTCTCGGGCCACCTACCGTATACGCGGTAGTATCGGGCCAGGAAGTCGTCCATGAGACGCTTAGCGACCTCCCAGGCTTCTGGAGTGGGAAGGGTATACGGGTCGAACGGTACGCCGTTCCGTCCGGTGGGATAGGCCTTGGGGTTCCACAGGGGCTCCCCGAACCCTCCGGTCGGGACGTGCCCGCCCCTCAGGAAGTTGACGAGATTGTCCAGCTCGTACTCACCGGATTCGTACACGTGAACGAACTCTCTAAAGGCCTCGGCTATAAGCTTAATAATGTCCTGATCGTACTGATTCGTGACCTCCCATAGACCTATTTTTAACAACGACTGTCGGTACAATCCTAACAAATTGAGCTTAAATCGTTGCAGTATGGTGTCCGCTTTTGAGAGCAGTGACGCGTCGTCTCGTAGCTCACCTTCGTCCTTGAGCTCGACCCACTGGAGTAAAACCGACCGCAGGTAGGGGTCGTTCCAGATTTCGTGGAGCATCGAGCGGAGCAGCTCGTACGTCCGGATCTTGACATCCTGGTAGAAGTCGGGGTTCTCGTCCGCTAACCTGCGGAACAGCTCCAGGTCGGCCTTGGGGGTTAACCCCGTCGTGACCGCCAAGTAGGGGGCGAACCGCGGTGCGAAGAGCAACGCCGCCTCCTCTACAGCGAGCTCGACCGGGAGGTCCTCACCGATGACGTGCAGACCGTAGAACGATTTCTCGTCTCGGAGCGCCAGCAGGTAATCGTGCAGGGCGTCGAGGAACTCCTCCAGGTGTCGCTCGGCCCAGGACTCGGGATCCTCCGGAGGGCTCTCCCCACGCTCGGCGAAGATGGACTTCACGACGTCCTCGAGGATCCCCAGCTCCCTCGCCTTCTTCAGGATCTTCTCCGCGATAACCTTCCGTACGGCCGGATCGCCGCCGTATATCGAGGAGCTCACGTACTGCGACCACAACCGCTCCAGCTCCGCGTATTTGCGAAAGTCCTTGAAATACCCGGATGGAGGGGACGGATACGTCAGGATCACGGCCCCGCCCCGGTACTTCGCCAGCGTCCCTTCACCCGGGTTGCTCACAATGTAGAAGTACGCCTGGGGGACGTCCGGGAGCAGCAAGTGCGTCCAGTCCGTGACCGTGAGTCCGCGGTCGTGGCCCGGTAGGAACTCGAAGGTGCCGTGCGTGCCCACGTAAACCACCGCGTCCGCGTGGAAGACCCTGCGCAACCACTCGTACGCGGCGATGTACTGCCAATGCGGGGGCAACTCCCTGGAGTGGTAGACGGCTTCCGGGCTCCCCGACCAACCACGCACCGGCTGCAGGACCACCGCCACGTTGCCGAACCTGAGGGCGGGGACGAGGTACCGGCGACCGTCCGTCATGATCCCTCGGTTGTCGGTCACGTCCCCCCAGGTCCTCCGGAAACCCTCGATCATACCCTCCACGGCGGCTCTGACCGCCTCGGGATCCAGCTCACGGACGAGGTCGAGGTACGCGTGCAGCCGCCTCACGACGTCCTCCTCGAACCATTCCCGGACGTTTTCGGCCGGAATCAGTTGGTCCCGGGAGATCGAGCATAGCACGAAGGAGCGACCGTCGACGCTGACCGTGACCTTCCCATCGCGCACCTCGATCTCGACCTCGCGTCCGTCGACGTTCAGCGACCACTCGCCGTACCCGCCCTCGTACAGGTCGAACATCCGTCGAAGTTCGCCCTTCGCCCATGGTCCGACGTTCGCGAGCAGGAGCACCGACCGACGCGGGTCGTGGGGGTCTACCGCGGAGGACATCGCGTTGAACACGGCGACGAACACGTCCTCGAGCGTTCGAGCCTCCCGTGGATCCTCTCGGTACGCGCGGTAGAGCTCCCGGAAGAACTCCGTCCCGGGGCCCAGGTCGAACCCCTCACCGGCCAGCCTGGCCAGGATCCGCGCGAGGCTCCTGGGGACGTCCAGGTACGCCGCTCCCAGCTCCGCGCGTCCCGGCGGGTAGCAGTACACGACGAGCGCGACCCTCTTCTCCCGGTCCGGCAACAGCCTGAGTCGGAGTATGTGGTCGACCAGTCTCCCGAGATCGTCCAGTGTCCCGGGTAGCAGCACGGGCTCGTCGTCCTTCCCGTTCAACCACAGCACCCGGTACCAGAAGGATCCTTCCCGTTCGGAGCCCAACTGTACCTGATAGGTCCATTCGAGTGAGGGCCCTGCTCGATTCGTCGCGTACTCTCCCAGGCCCATGCTGGCGTCTCCGGTGAAGGGGAACACCACCTGGATGACCGGCGTGTTTAGCCTGATGACGACGTACTCGGCCGGTTTCGGGAAGTTCAGCGTGAACGCCCGGACGCTGATTAAGGCCTCCACGCGCTTGTGCTGCCTTTCCAGCCCGGAAAGTACTTCTACGGGCTTCACGAACGACGATTCGCAGAAGACCGCGACGGTCCGAACGCCGTATCTGCTTGTGACGTCGTCTAGCGCCTCCGTGAGTCGCAGTACGGCGTCCCTGCGCGGTCCTACGGCGTCGATCCCGTGGGCGAGTACCAGGACGAGGTCATTGGGAAGCCTGGACGCGAACGCGCTCAGGTCCATTCCACGCAGGACGTCGACAGCCCAGCTCGGTAGCTTCTGGCGGAACCCGAAGAGTACCACGGTCCCTTCGGTCTCTCCGCGGGCCAAGCGTCGGAGCCAATCTCGGAAGGAGGCGGTGTCGAAGTGTGGGATTCCCCCGATCCATCCGGTCCCCGGGATGTAGGCCGAGAGAGCCGTTCTAACGATCGTTCTAGGAGGTTCCACGGCATCCGTCGGGAAGGAGGGGTCGGCCAGCCATAGTAGGAACGTCACGAGAGCGCGCGTGTCCCCCGCCGTCAGACACAGCCAGATATGCGCCGCGACGGCCACCTTGGCCTTCACGGGCCGACCGCGGATAACCACCAGCGCGCGCTCCGGATCCGATGTGGCCACCACGACCACGCGCTTCGTCGAGGCGAGGGCTTCGGCCAATGCGTCAATTATCGTCCAAGGCAGTCCCGAGGGTCCTCCGGGACAGTTCTCGGGTGAAAGCCGTTGGGACCGTCCCCATACGCTGGATCACCAACACGTCGGCGGATCGGACGTCCCTCGAGATACCGTCCCAGTCCAAGTTCCCTATGCTCGTGGGATCCTTCGGGATCCGATGAACGTGTACGGGGATCCCTAACTCCCGGCCTACCTCTTCGGCGTTCGGCAGCGGTGTGGTGCTCAACACGGTGATCTCGACGGCGGAGGCGGAATCGGAACTTAAAATTTGGATTAACACAACCATTGTAAGAAGTAACACAACTGACGTACGTCGTAAGTGTTTTAACATCTTCTTGAGTGCCCCGCGCCGGCCACGCGACGTGTCGAAATAACAGTTTCGGTGGGGGTGAGTCGGTCTGCGCGCGATACCTGTGGCGGCCCTGATCGTCGCCCTTACCGACGTCCGCGTGGGCGGCTGACTGGGGGAGATCATCGACAAGTCAGTGAGGTTTTACTTCGCAGTCGATAAGGCCAGGGAGCGTGGTGTGCCTATCAAGGAGTTCAAGCTGATTCAGGAGGACGGTTCAGTGTACTGGGAAGGCAAGTTCGGGAGATCTAAGTGGGAGACATCGGGTGAGGTAATTTACGGCAATATGGTAGCTCTATCCGGGATATATCTAGGGTTACTCAGCGGCGAGGTGAAACCGAAGACATGGCCCGAACCAGAACGATCCCGATTCGAGAAAGGCATTACCGTCGGACTCGCTCGGATCCTGTCACTCCAGCAGGAAGATGGTGGCTGGGGATGGAAAGTAGTCCTAGTGGAAGGCAAGACCAGGTTTCCAGCCGGCAAGGGCCATGTCCTGTACACGGCGAAGATACTCGCTAAAGTGTTGATCCCGGCGCTGCGGTTGAACATTAAGAACGTGAGCTACGGCGGGACCACCTACGACGTCGCCGAACACGCGCGTGCGGCGGTGAGGTTTCTCATCGACCAGCAGTTGGAGAGCGGTGGATACAGCGCCAACAAGGAGTGGTCGATGACCGAGGACCCGCTCTACACGGCGTGGGCCCTACGTGCGCTGTGCGAGGCGTACCGGTACAGGGACCTACTGGGGCTCGACGACGCGACCGTCCAGCAGGTCAAAGAGGCGATCCGTAGGGCGGTCGACTGGTTACTCTCGCACCAGGAGGACGAAGGTGACTACGCCGGGCTATGGGAGATGAAGTCCGCAGCGATCATGGGATCCGCGTACGCCCCACCGTCGGAGGCTCAAATCGTACGTGCACTTATCCAGGCATACTCGATCTCGGAGGAATTAGGGTTGAACAAGGCCGAGCTCAAGGAGGCATAGATCGGGCGCTGGAGGCGATCGTGGACTGGGCGCTGAAGTACCAGGATGCCTCGCTGGTGGAGTTCGACGGTCGGAAGGTGCTCGGCTGGGCCTACTCGTCGACACGCCTGGAGAGTTGCGGTCCGTACCTCGGGTACACCGCCCTCATAGCCGCCACGCTGAAGCTGGCGCAGGAGCTGGGCCTAGGGTCGAAAGCCGTCGAGAAGATGAGGTCCGTCGGAGTGACCTTAGAGGATGAGGCGGAGTGGGTGGCTCACGAGTGGCAAGAGATCGACGGACTCGGGTACTTCCTGTACCCGAACTCCAAGGCCGAGCACAAAACGGTGACACCGTCGAGCCAGCTCTACGGACTGACCTGTGCGGTGGCGTTCTCGCACCCAGAGGTGCTGTTGAAGCGCACTACGGCGGACGTTTGGAAGCTGGTGCCTAAGAAGGGAGCGTGGAAAGTTCCAGTGTGGCCGGTGGTCACGGTGGTGCTGCTATTCGCGTGCCGACGCCGCTAACCCGTTTTCTGTCCTCACGGATACTCTTTCGTATCCGTTCTTCTCTGAGGTGGCGGGTGAAAGTACTCACAACTAATTCACGACTTCTTCCAACCAGTGTAGAAATTTCGTTGACAAAAACTCGGTTCCACTTTAATTTAAAGCCGCCGGCCATGTGGGGCGGCTGTAGGGGGTGAGACCGTGAGGTTCCCGGCGCTGGTCATCGGGCTACTCGTTGCACTGGGTCCGACCGCAGCCAGTGAAAGTCCCAAGGTTGCCGTAGTGATGCCGTACCACGGCAGTTACGATCCGCACTGGATCTACATGGCCCACGAACTCCCT contains these protein-coding regions:
- a CDS encoding cobaltochelatase subunit CobN, with the translated sequence MAEALASTKRVVVVATSDPERALVVIRGRPVKAKVAVAAHIWLCLTAGDTRALVTFLLWLADPSFPTDAVEPPRTIVRTALSAYIPGTGWIGGIPHFDTASFRDWLRRLARGETEGTVVLFGFRQKLPSWAVDVLRGMDLSAFASRLPNDLVLVLAHGIDAVGPRRDAVLRLTEALDDVTSRYGVRTVAVFCESSFVKPVEVLSGLERQHKRVEALISVRAFTLNFPKPAEYVVIRLNTPVIQVVFPFTGDASMGLGEYATNRAGPSLEWTYQVQLGSEREGSFWYRVLWLNGKDDEPVLLPGTLDDLGRLVDHILRLRLLPDREKRVALVVYCYPPGRAELGAAYLDVPRSLARILARLAGEGFDLGPGTEFFRELYRAYREDPREARTLEDVFVAVFNAMSSAVDPHDPRRSVLLLANVGPWAKGELRRMFDLYEGGYGEWSLNVDGREVEIEVRDGKVTVSVDGRSFVLCSISRDQLIPAENVREWFEEDVVRRLHAYLDLVRELDPEAVRAAVEGMIEGFRRTWGDVTDNRGIMTDGRRYLVPALRFGNVAVVLQPVRGWSGSPEAVYHSRELPPHWQYIAAYEWLRRVFHADAVVYVGTHGTFEFLPGHDRGLTVTDWTHLLLPDVPQAYFYIVSNPGEGTLAKYRGGAVILTYPSPPSGYFKDFRKYAELERLWSQYVSSSIYGGDPAVRKVIAEKILKKARELGILEDVVKSIFAERGESPPEDPESWAERHLEEFLDALHDYLLALRDEKSFYGLHVIGEDLPVELAVEEAALLFAPRFAPYLAVTTGLTPKADLELFRRLADENPDFYQDVKIRTYELLRSMLHEIWNDPYLRSVLLQWVELKDEGELRDDASLLSKADTILQRFKLNLLGLYRQSLLKIGLWEVTNQYDQDIIKLIAEAFREFVHVYESGEYELDNLVNFLRGGHVPTGGFGEPLWNPKAYPTGRNGVPFDPYTLPTPEAWEVAKRLMDDFLARYYRVYGRWPETVPIVLFASHELTSGGLGIAQVLYLLGVKPVWDPNSGKVLGVELIPLDELKVKVGNRWINRPRIDVVALCTAVLDSIEPVVQLLAAAFRLASDAEEPLAYNHRRKHYLELLKLGVPEPLAATGVFGEPPGDIQGTGVNRLVELGWSELTKGLGIDGAGTVDARFSEKIAEIFESRVAYAFTVTGNPNGSKLLREELTGYEAAVKAVKVFRYLASTVDAVIDQVVNAFNVIDVNDYYSWIGGMVTYVRLIRKKEPLVFLTVARDPTTAHVQTLAERLAIEVRTELLSPSWWEALMAHGPDVGWHEVMKRVQNIVGIAVTTTQVRPMVQTLLTEVASTILSALERYRPSTPKGWAEVQSTLSWLVEAVRVGLWKPDRNTLKALVRAWAEVTARYGPSTCHHTSLNPSTVPFVRNLAASLGLNDVLKMLPDIVRAYRTLDNPKVVAEMIRMIVTRSRASYRAVEPRSVSPRSLRAVEFVESPRANNLEVGNLPSGSVSRASELVSTTGVIFHGRLPVGGAISTGGTSGSGCRAVPLKSEAAKESEARAMVRESAPAPRVIWEWVVGLLAASMIVVLWARRQFRRWNW
- a CDS encoding DNA-directed DNA polymerase, which codes for MLRTVWVDYARKGEPDVILVGRREDGNPAALVVKGFRPYFYAEVEDGFDPSEVERLSGVVEVEEVLLEHPYGGDRVELLRIVATYPKVVPKLREQVKKLDGVKEVYEADIPFVRRAAVDLNLPPASEVDVSDLDTGSWSGLPAYFADVEDARELDHRPYPIEDLVVASFDLEVLAEPGTTIKGASGPIIAISFAYSTPDGERRNYVITWKGEDESFEVDGVETEVIVCRSEAAALRRFFDEFRRVDPDVVFTYNGDEFDLPYLQHRAGKLGIDVSPLARPAGKRGIILKHGGGRYASDIFGRAHVDLYHTARKNLKLERFTLEEAVKDVLGVEKEEMELADINEAWKRGNLDELMRYSAEDAHYTLELGLELAQVELELSYLTRLPLPDATRFSFGQLAEWRAIYKARQEDILVPNKPTRDEYKRRRRKAYKGAIVFEPEIGLHENVVCVDFASLYPNVMVAHNISPDTFDCDCCPRVTVEEVDDPTDATVAPDVGHKFCKRRKGFFPRLVEGLIERRRELKRRLRKLDTESHPHEAKILDVRQQAYKVLANSYYGYMGWANARWFCRECAESVTAWGRYYISEVRRIAEEKYGLKVVYGDTDSLFVKLPDADLEETIERVKEFLKEVNGRLPVELELEDAYKRILFVTKKKYAGYTEDGKIVTKGLEVVRRDWAPIARETQRRVLKRILADNDPEAALKEIHEVLERLKSGDVDIDELAVTSQLTKKPSEYVQKGPHVRAALRLARHLGVEPEPGTIVRYVIVRGPGSVSDKAYPVELVREEGKEPDVDYYIEHQILPAVERIMRAIGYSRGQIVGETASQKTLDQFFG
- a CDS encoding precorrin-2 C(20)-methyltransferase, whose translation is MNTGAPTLYGVGLGPGDPDLLTRKAIRIIKKVPVAMVPFVGAESRAARVVRAVDPEATVVGYHAPMTRDPEERDRAYSKAAETLAELLERFHEVAVCNLGDPTLYATFWHIVERIPLEDFEIELVPGIPAGLLCAARIGRPLAMESDKVLICTREPPEDLEGMDTVILYKPTRRGVERLLREGFEVYACRELGFEGERVERVNGAEFEPSYLCTIVALRP
- a CDS encoding prenyltransferase/squalene oxidase repeat-containing protein, coding for MPIKEFKLIQEDGSVYWEGKFGRSKWETSGEVIYGNMVALSGIYLGLLSGEVKPKTWPEPERSRFEKGITVGLARILSLQQEDGGWGWKVVLVEGKTRFPAGKGHVLYTAKILAKVLIPALRLNIKNVSYGGTTYDVAEHARAAVRFLIDQQLESGGYSANKEWSMTEDPLYTAWALRALCEAYRYRDLLGLDDATVQQVKEAIRRAVDWLLSHQEDEGDYAGLWEMKSAAIMGSAYAPPSEAQIVRALIQAYSISEELGLNKAELKEA
- a CDS encoding radical SAM protein: MGARSAPRSLGTASPEFRPPEDVVEEVKALYKVGVRRFRVGRQPCVFSYMAEGIGETERPRPNPEAVEKLFRGICTVAPDLVTLHVDNANPAVIAEHPVESREIAKVLVRYGTPGNVVAFGVETFDERVARKNNLNVESKEEVFRAIEVVASVGGYRGWNGMPYLLPGLNFVCGLIGENRERYRRDEEVLRELVERGLRVRRINVRNVVPFPGTEMGEHGTKWLERNRERVAAFKRFVREEVDPVLLRRVLPKGTVLRRLRVEPREPEFARQVGSYPVACRLLAEREPGEWVDGLVVGHGARSVEVIPLPVRREDGPDVLAKLPGVGKKEALDAFLKGRRPRVPYALRSWFAF